A genome region from Staphylococcus capitis subsp. capitis includes the following:
- a CDS encoding aminotransferase class IV, producing the protein MQLFETMKLEDGYISREDYHLKRLTKSSEQLKFNFDQQHWYDLTQLIKTTYTNGKYRLKLTLEKNGQLNYVLAPVADKTTFTARLVQRSHLVNESIIVNKTSERRYLEHSHETDLILLYDEAGKILEFDIGNIMIEEGNEWYTPCYNDDFLRGCMRQSLIDQGKLKTKDIKIDEFKKKIQRKQINVYLINSLREVADVKIYL; encoded by the coding sequence ATGCAATTATTTGAAACAATGAAACTCGAAGATGGTTATATTTCTAGAGAAGATTATCATTTAAAAAGACTTACAAAATCGAGTGAACAGTTAAAATTTAATTTTGATCAACAACATTGGTATGATTTAACTCAATTAATAAAGACGACTTATACAAATGGCAAATATCGTTTGAAGTTAACTTTAGAAAAAAATGGGCAATTAAATTATGTACTCGCACCAGTAGCAGATAAAACAACTTTTACAGCTCGATTGGTTCAAAGATCACATCTAGTAAACGAATCGATTATAGTAAATAAAACTTCTGAACGTCGTTATTTAGAGCATAGTCATGAAACAGATTTAATACTATTATATGATGAAGCTGGAAAAATTTTGGAATTTGATATTGGTAACATTATGATCGAGGAAGGAAATGAATGGTACACGCCCTGTTATAATGATGATTTTCTACGAGGTTGTATGCGTCAATCACTTATTGATCAAGGTAAATTAAAAACTAAAGATATTAAGATAGATGAGTTTAAAAAGAAAATACAAAGAAAACAAATTAATGTCTATTTAATCAATAGTTTACGAGAGGTTGCCGATGTCAAAATTTATCTATAA